A single genomic interval of Mucilaginibacter robiniae harbors:
- a CDS encoding plasmid mobilization protein, which yields MARPKVPLSEKRSIKITFRVTEKQRQRLLNLAEACGTTPGDLVRSKLFKGHFPAIPLAKMDEDTYTELKKIGINLNQLARQANSGRFPYGIDKTLTALLRQEEKIIRLLL from the coding sequence ATGGCAAGGCCAAAAGTTCCACTATCAGAAAAGCGGTCGATCAAGATCACGTTCCGCGTAACGGAAAAACAACGGCAACGTTTGTTGAACCTGGCGGAAGCTTGCGGTACTACTCCGGGCGATCTGGTCAGGAGTAAATTATTCAAGGGGCATTTCCCGGCTATTCCTTTGGCTAAGATGGACGAGGACACCTACACCGAATTAAAGAAGATCGGCATTAATCTGAACCAATTAGCAAGGCAGGCCAACTCAGGCAGGTTTCCCTATGGCATCGATAAAACCCTGACCGCACTGCTGCGGCAGGAAGAAAAAATCATCAGGCTTTTACTTTAG
- a CDS encoding relaxase/mobilization nuclease domain-containing protein, whose protein sequence is MLADQKIGKSFMGALGYNLKKLTLEDSSLRAELLETNFASLDLDMIKMEIDAVRRKRPKLGNYVYHTSLNFSQEETGKLTNAKLLAIARDYLEGMGFTENHYMIFRHHDAGHPHIHLLANRIKFGGGLVSDSKNFEESEALLRKLELLHDLKPLTKSKFLAVQEPGKEVKMLRKGSTGKRAPTKNEIEMVTRTGQASHKMAVQEKLSRILNQPGQSMQDFIRHCEAQGVHLLFNQATTGHISGITFFYEDFKAKGQALGGRFKWMEIKKQLDYEQDRDGQSISEANGRTRAKYGDLTPFGTGTTQNGGRRNDAAIAFPDGKKLIEFSEEHHPDMGAAERDEATPGQDRKDDIQANNTPGTTSSAADSDIPVAADWRSAGYSIEISDDIDDEAILGRNRRRQKQARTNRR, encoded by the coding sequence ATGTTAGCGGATCAAAAGATAGGTAAAAGCTTTATGGGAGCCTTAGGCTATAACCTTAAAAAGCTTACCCTGGAAGACAGCAGCCTGAGAGCGGAGCTACTGGAAACCAACTTTGCTTCCCTAGACCTGGATATGATCAAAATGGAAATTGACGCCGTCAGGCGCAAGCGCCCCAAGCTCGGCAATTATGTTTACCACACCAGCCTTAACTTTTCGCAGGAAGAGACCGGGAAGTTAACCAATGCCAAGTTGCTTGCCATTGCCAGGGATTACCTGGAAGGGATGGGCTTTACCGAAAACCATTATATGATCTTTCGTCACCATGATGCCGGACATCCGCATATACATCTGCTGGCGAACCGGATAAAGTTTGGTGGCGGCCTGGTATCGGACAGCAAGAACTTTGAAGAAAGTGAGGCACTGCTGCGTAAATTGGAGTTGCTGCACGACCTCAAACCCCTTACTAAAAGCAAGTTTTTAGCGGTGCAGGAACCAGGAAAGGAAGTAAAGATGCTGCGCAAAGGCAGCACCGGCAAGCGTGCGCCGACGAAGAATGAAATTGAGATGGTTACCCGTACCGGGCAGGCATCCCATAAAATGGCGGTTCAGGAAAAGTTATCGCGCATTTTGAACCAGCCGGGGCAAAGCATGCAGGATTTCATCCGGCATTGCGAGGCTCAGGGCGTGCATTTGCTGTTTAACCAGGCAACGACCGGGCATATCAGCGGGATCACATTTTTTTACGAAGATTTTAAGGCGAAGGGGCAGGCTTTGGGTGGCCGCTTCAAATGGATGGAGATCAAAAAACAGTTAGATTATGAACAAGACAGAGATGGCCAAAGCATTAGCGAGGCTAACGGCAGAACAAGGGCAAAATACGGAGACCTCACACCATTCGGAACCGGAACTACCCAAAACGGAGGAAGAAGAAACGATGCTGCAATTGCTTTTCCTGATGGCAAAAAACTCATCGAGTTCAGCGAAGAACATCACCCAGATATGGGAGCGGCTGAGCGAGATGAAGCAACGCCTGGACAAGATAGAAAAGACGACATACAGGCTAACAATACACCTGGCACGACTTCAAGTGCTGCTGATAGCGATATTCCTGTTGCTGCTGATTGGAGGTCTGCGGGTTATAGCATTGAAATAAGCGATGATATTGACGACGAGGCTATTTTAGGCAGGAACCGCAGGCGGCAGAAGCAAGCAAGGACCAACCGGCGGTAA
- a CDS encoding helix-turn-helix domain-containing protein, giving the protein MAETLHIGRKIARIRELKGIKQEALAIDLNISQQTVSNFEKSEKIEDEVLNKIAKALGVAPEAIKNFNEEAVINYFNTFNDNSFTNGAYNAFSCNFNPIDKWLEVIEENKRLYNEKVELLERLLASEREKNELLRNK; this is encoded by the coding sequence ATGGCAGAGACATTACACATCGGACGTAAGATCGCAAGGATACGGGAGCTGAAGGGAATTAAGCAGGAAGCTCTGGCAATTGACCTCAATATTTCCCAACAAACTGTTTCCAACTTTGAAAAAAGTGAAAAAATCGAAGATGAGGTCTTAAATAAGATTGCTAAGGCTTTAGGTGTGGCTCCTGAGGCAATAAAAAACTTCAACGAGGAAGCAGTTATTAACTATTTCAACACTTTTAATGATAACAGTTTCACTAATGGCGCCTATAATGCTTTTAGCTGTAACTTCAATCCCATAGATAAATGGTTAGAAGTAATTGAGGAAAATAAAAGACTCTACAATGAAAAGGTTGAATTATTGGAACGCCTGTTAGCCAGCGAGCGTGAAAAGAACGAATTGCTTAGAAACAAGTAA
- a CDS encoding zeta toxin family protein, whose amino-acid sequence MLQYTVIAGPNGAGKSTLSARMSRRDAIIFDPDKEKAIIEKSYPDISAEAIESAVTRKYDQCELRALVSKKSFTVETNLRNEFLAERAGRFRESGYDTRLVFMMLPDVESSMDRVNLRVRQKGHFVDHESIRYKFEASQENLLKVASRFDQVMLVCAASAFGIIAAPERLLVTKGAEVMDINPAAPAWAHALMQEVIDIIGGQNPGKDQSFKIRR is encoded by the coding sequence ATGCTTCAGTACACGGTCATTGCCGGACCTAACGGCGCAGGTAAAAGCACTTTATCTGCCCGGATGTCCAGGCGTGATGCCATTATCTTTGATCCTGACAAGGAAAAGGCGATCATTGAGAAAAGCTACCCGGATATCTCTGCGGAAGCCATAGAAAGCGCTGTAACCCGCAAATATGACCAGTGCGAACTCCGGGCACTGGTCTCAAAAAAATCTTTCACGGTCGAAACCAATCTACGGAACGAGTTCCTGGCTGAGCGGGCAGGACGGTTCCGCGAAAGCGGCTACGATACCCGCCTGGTGTTTATGATGCTGCCGGACGTCGAAAGCTCGATGGACAGGGTAAACCTGCGGGTCAGGCAAAAGGGGCATTTCGTGGATCATGAAAGCATCCGTTACAAATTTGAAGCCAGCCAGGAAAACCTGCTGAAGGTAGCCTCCCGCTTTGACCAGGTGATGCTGGTATGTGCCGCCAGTGCGTTCGGCATCATTGCCGCACCTGAGCGTTTACTGGTCACCAAAGGGGCAGAGGTAATGGACATCAACCCTGCTGCCCCGGCATGGGCGCACGCGCTGATGCAGGAGGTGATCGACATTATAGGTGGGCAAAATCCCGGCAAGGACCAAAGCTTTAAAATTAGGCGATAG
- a CDS encoding recombinase family protein yields MKTADLYIRVSTDEQADKGYSQRNQEEILRRYCEISKITIRRVIFEDHSAKTFQRPRWQELLTDLKKTKGRHTNLVLFTKWDRFSRNAGDAYQMMNVLNLLGVEPQAIEQPLDLSIPENKMMLAIYLAAPEVENDRRALNVFHGMRRARKEGRWMASAPVGYVNKTAENGRKYIALKEPECTILKWCFEKLATGEFSTEQIWKVARQKGLKCGKNNFLIAIRNPVYYGMITIPKYKNEESYLVKGQHEPIISQSLYDDVQDALEGRKRKTGTKIMSLDDLPLRGFILCSRCSRALTGSASKGRNQYYYYYHCSSQCGCRYKADEVNEAFIKELDKYVLAPELSELCTKVMLDLLNQATSGTKNERKSILDQIDEQNGRLRKARELMLSSKIDPEDYALIKKETEVILNRLEAKLTEYAENPVKIDELIPKAVAVISNIRILYQNADSETKRAIVGSMYPEKLHFDGHQHRTTRINEIAEFTYMISSRLRDKKRWARTEDSALPIWVRPPGLEPGTKRL; encoded by the coding sequence ATGAAAACTGCGGATTTATATATAAGAGTAAGTACTGATGAACAAGCAGATAAAGGGTATTCACAGCGCAATCAGGAAGAAATTTTGCGCAGGTACTGTGAAATCAGCAAGATTACCATCCGCAGGGTTATCTTTGAAGACCACTCAGCAAAAACTTTTCAGCGTCCGCGGTGGCAGGAACTCCTGACAGATCTAAAAAAGACCAAAGGTAGGCACACAAACCTTGTTCTTTTTACCAAATGGGACAGGTTCAGCAGAAACGCAGGGGATGCGTATCAAATGATGAACGTACTTAATCTCTTGGGCGTAGAACCGCAGGCTATCGAACAGCCTCTTGATCTCAGTATTCCTGAGAACAAAATGATGCTGGCGATTTATTTGGCGGCTCCCGAGGTGGAAAATGACCGCAGGGCACTAAACGTTTTCCATGGTATGCGTCGTGCTAGAAAGGAAGGTCGCTGGATGGCCTCCGCACCGGTTGGATATGTGAACAAAACGGCAGAGAACGGACGAAAATACATTGCTTTGAAAGAACCGGAATGTACTATCCTAAAATGGTGTTTTGAAAAGCTGGCTACCGGTGAATTCTCGACTGAGCAAATTTGGAAGGTTGCCAGGCAAAAAGGACTAAAATGTGGTAAGAATAACTTCCTGATTGCCATTCGTAACCCCGTGTATTATGGGATGATAACGATTCCTAAGTATAAAAATGAGGAAAGCTACTTGGTAAAGGGACAACATGAGCCAATAATATCCCAAAGTCTTTATGATGATGTACAGGACGCTTTAGAAGGACGGAAAAGAAAGACGGGTACTAAGATCATGTCACTGGACGATCTCCCATTAAGGGGCTTCATACTATGTTCCCGATGCTCAAGGGCGCTGACCGGGAGTGCCTCGAAGGGAAGGAATCAGTACTACTATTACTATCATTGCTCGAGCCAGTGCGGTTGTAGGTATAAAGCGGACGAAGTAAACGAAGCATTTATAAAAGAACTGGATAAATATGTGCTTGCGCCTGAATTAAGCGAACTGTGTACAAAAGTGATGCTGGATTTGTTAAACCAGGCGACCAGCGGCACTAAAAATGAAAGAAAGAGTATCCTTGATCAAATTGATGAACAGAATGGCAGGTTACGTAAGGCAAGGGAATTGATGCTTTCTTCAAAAATCGATCCTGAAGATTATGCCTTAATCAAAAAGGAAACCGAGGTTATCTTAAACAGATTAGAGGCAAAACTCACTGAATACGCTGAGAACCCTGTTAAAATAGATGAGCTTATTCCGAAGGCTGTAGCTGTAATTTCAAATATCCGTATTTTATATCAAAATGCTGATAGTGAGACTAAAAGGGCTATTGTTGGTTCGATGTACCCGGAAAAACTGCATTTTGACGGGCACCAACATCGAACCACGAGAATAAACGAGATTGCAGAGTTTACCTATATGATTTCCAGTAGGTTAAGGGATAAAAAAAGATGGGCAAGAACTGAGGATTCAGCCTTGCCCATCTGGGTGCGCCCACCTGGGCTCGAACCAGGGACCAAAAGATTATGA
- a CDS encoding HEPN domain-containing protein, which translates to MQTHAITLPASHYRTLEKVVTALVEKFDTQYIICFGCAEQRKVMTSCFIPPSDQSYARYYLLMITTQTQRMEHQVQDFADSHFPDCHLTLAVHGLESVTKAVNQGSRFFATACQYGMQLYSRSGLRLDLSYHHINPLTTLARAETKYHHHYGLALGFREAAACSFESQHYGICVFMLHQAVEHACNALIRVFTGYRTEMHNLSRLMDHCLIFSDQPDYALPRKTKEDLRLFKLLRDSYSDARYDDKYVVSAADVEILLNRVRELLEVTEELSLQRLVLYGKEAEEAETAINLTTQLNTPMPHAG; encoded by the coding sequence ATGCAAACACATGCCATCACCCTCCCCGCCAGCCACTACAGGACGCTGGAAAAAGTCGTTACCGCCCTGGTAGAAAAGTTCGACACGCAGTATATCATCTGTTTCGGCTGCGCAGAGCAGCGCAAGGTCATGACCAGCTGCTTTATTCCCCCGAGCGATCAAAGCTACGCCCGGTATTACCTGCTGATGATCACCACGCAGACCCAGCGCATGGAACACCAGGTACAGGACTTTGCGGACAGCCATTTCCCGGATTGCCATCTTACCCTTGCCGTGCATGGGCTGGAGTCCGTCACCAAGGCGGTTAACCAGGGCAGCCGGTTTTTCGCCACCGCCTGCCAGTACGGAATGCAGTTGTATTCCCGCTCAGGACTGCGCCTTGATCTGTCTTACCACCACATCAACCCATTGACCACCCTTGCAAGGGCGGAAACCAAGTATCATCACCATTACGGTTTGGCTTTGGGCTTCCGGGAAGCTGCCGCTTGCAGCTTCGAGTCGCAGCATTACGGCATTTGCGTCTTTATGCTGCATCAGGCCGTGGAACATGCCTGCAACGCGCTGATCCGGGTGTTTACCGGCTACCGCACGGAGATGCATAACCTCAGCCGCCTAATGGATCACTGCCTGATTTTCTCAGACCAGCCGGATTACGCCCTGCCAAGAAAGACAAAGGAGGACCTGCGGCTGTTTAAGCTCTTGAGGGATAGCTACAGCGATGCGCGGTATGACGATAAGTATGTAGTCAGTGCCGCCGATGTGGAGATCCTGCTTAACCGTGTCAGAGAACTGCTGGAAGTCACTGAAGAATTGAGCCTGCAACGCCTCGTACTGTACGGTAAGGAGGCCGAAGAAGCTGAGACTGCTATTAACTTGACAACTCAACTTAACACCCCAATGCCCCATGCCGGTTAA
- a CDS encoding RNA recognition motif domain-containing protein produces the protein MVKLFVSGFPLEISEIELAMLIAPHGDIATLKIVRDKKTRKCKGYAFVEMLSEEGAVRVSAALYGLEMQGRELTVKISVEQPVKPAMPQRFQSRPQNMSPYKTDPGSTSEPVRTKRPRRPL, from the coding sequence ATGGTCAAACTATTTGTCAGCGGCTTTCCTCTTGAAATTTCGGAGATAGAACTGGCTATGCTGATTGCCCCGCACGGTGATATTGCCACACTCAAGATCGTTCGTGACAAGAAGACCCGCAAGTGTAAGGGTTATGCCTTTGTTGAGATGCTGAGCGAAGAGGGTGCCGTGCGGGTCAGCGCAGCCCTGTATGGATTGGAAATGCAAGGCAGGGAACTGACCGTAAAAATTAGCGTAGAGCAGCCTGTCAAACCGGCAATGCCGCAAAGGTTTCAGTCTAGACCCCAAAATATGTCACCCTACAAAACCGATCCAGGTTCTACTTCCGAGCCTGTTCGCACTAAACGTCCCCGTAGGCCGCTTTAA